A region of the Pseudomonas asiatica genome:
TCCCATCAGTGCTCATGTAGCGTTCCGGCACTATGATGAAAAGATCCGTTTCGGCTACCGTAGCGGTCCAGGTCTTGCTGTCGACTGGCTGATCATTCCAGAACAGCGTTAGTGTTTCGGGGCCATCCGGGCTCGGGTCGGAGTTTTCCCACATCTCGAACGCCACGCGCAGGGGCTTTTGCGTAGCGCTGTAGCGCAACAGGTTGCTCTCGCCGCCCTCGATATCGTCCAGTAGGTCTTCAATCAGGACAGGAGCAAGCTTGTCCGACTGGGCCGTCGGTCGAAGCAAGCGGGTAAACAACCAACGAAGGTGAGCTACGAAAGACATGGTGACGCCTCCGGAATGAAAAACTCATCGCATGAATGACGGGCCCAGCAGTGGATCAAGGATGCTGCCGGGCACTATTCACGGCTACCAGTTGTAACGTACGCCCAGGCTGGCCCCCCACGGCTGTTCCAGGCGTTCGCCGTTGGCATAGTCGAACTCCGCATGCACTTGCCACTGCTCGGCCCAGGCCGCTACCACACCGGCACCCAGCTCTGCACGAGAACCGCCCAGGTCGTTATCCAGGCTGTTGCCGTTGACTTTCACGCGGTTGTTGTTGACGAACTCATGGGCCCCGGCAACCCGCACATAAGGCTGGAGCATGCGGCTCTGGCCGAAGTCGAAGGTGCGCCCGGCGGTAGCCCCCAGCTTGCCTTGCAGCGAGCGGGTGTCGTCACCGCTGGCTTGCAAGCCATTGGCCAGGTGGTACGACTGCCCCTCGATTGCCATGGCCGCCAGCTGGGCATAAGGCTCGATGAAATAGCCATGGTCCAGCTTGATGTGCCGGCCGGCCTCCAGCGAAACGCCGATGCCGTGGTTGCTGTAATCGCCTTTGGTCTTGCTGCCGTCGCTCAGTTGCACATCGGCGCGGTTCTGGTAGCGGTTGAGCTTGGCAACCCCGTCGAAGTAGTAGCCGCTTTGTGGGTCGAGCCAGGTGGTGTAGGCACCGATGTGGTAGCTGTCGACCGAGCCCGAACTGCCGCCCTGCAGGTTGAGGTCGGAATTGCTGTAACCTGCCGTTACCCCGGCCAGCCAGTTGCCGTCGCCGATTGGCAAGCGGCCATCGGCACCGAACGACAGCCCTTGTTGCTGTTGCTTGTAACCGAAGCCGGAGGTAGAGGCGTTGTACTGGTTGCCATAGCTGCGCATCCAGGCGCCCGCAGCACCATCGTTGCGGCGCACTTCACCCATGCGGCTGCGCAAGGTGGTGAGCTCGCCATACCACACCGTGGGAGCGGTATTGGCCAGTGCCAGGATGGTCTGGGTGCCGTTGCTGAGCGAACGCATCGAGGTATCCAGGTACCAGTCATTGCCGCGTTGTGCCAGGCCGTAGGCGAAGGTACCGAGGTCAACCGGCCCGCCCTCCAGGGTGAAGCTGGCATCGCTGCCTGCGGCGGTCTCCACCAGGCGCAGTTCGCTATCGGCCAGTGGATCCTTGCCGGTGCTGGTAACCCGGATCTGGTGGTTGCCGGTGGCATTACCGGTTATTTTCAGCAGGTCGCCCCGGCCGTCCGCGAAATCGACATTCATGTTGAAGCGGCCACTGCCTTCCACTGTGGCCACCTCCAGTGTAAGGAATTCGCCGTTGTCGCCAAATTCCACCGCGCCGCCGTCCATCACCAGGTCCTTGAGCTGGGCATCACCGGTCATTGTCCACCGGCCGCCGCTGTTCAATGCCAGGCGATCGAGGTTTTCAAGGCGGCCTTTGAGGGTGGCCTGGTTGGCCAGGGTCAGGTTGCCGCTGCCGCCTTCGGCAATGATGATATTGCCTTCCAGGGCGCTGGCACTGACCAGGATGTCCGCGGTGCCGACGGCACCCACTTCAACCAGGGTGCCGTTGCCGGCCTTGAGGGTGGAGCCGTTCAGTACCTCGATCCTGGCGCTGGCTGGTGCGCTGCCTACAGTGCCGACGGCTATCGCTGACCCGTTCTGGCCTTCTACGTGGCTGGCATCCAATACCACCGTGCCTGTCCTGGCAGCTTGGCCGCTGTCGCCACGCAAGCGAATGCCATTCTGGCCACCGACAATGCGGCTGCCGGCGCTGGCCTGCAGCTCGCCGTCGAACAGCTGGGCCCCCACGCCGGTGGTGTCGGTGCCCAGCAGCTGGCTGGCGGACAGCGTCACCAGGCTGTTGTTGATGACTGCCCCGGCGTTGCCGCCGCTGATCACGCTGTCGTGTGCATCCAGCCGTGTGCCTGCCCCGAGGCCCAGCCCCTGGACTGCCGATGACACGTGGCTGCCGCTGAGGGTGGCACTGCTGCCGTCGCGCAGCCTTATCCCGGTTGCATTGCCGGTGGCGTTCACGGTGCTGGTGTCGAGTACCAGCCTGGAGCCTTCCCGTACCTCGATGTTGAGGGCGTTGGCGCCGTTGGCGGTGAGAGTGGCACCGTCGAGCACCGTGTAGTTGTCTGGTGGCGTGCTGTTATCGATCGTGGTGTCTTTGTCGATGATGGTTTGCGCCCAGCTCTCCGGGCTCAATAACAGAAGAGGGCCCAAAGAGGCGGCGCGCAGTGCGTGGCGCAAAGGAAAAGGGCGGAGTGCTGACATACGAGTACCTGTGGCTTATCCGGTTCAAGTTTGGTCGGCAGGTATCGGAAGCTGACCAATGGCGGCAAAGTCTAGGGATTTCTCAACATATTTCTGTAGGAAAAGTCCTCAAGTTGCCGTCGTTGGTTTTGTGTGTGATGGGCTGCGGGTATGCCGACAGCCCATGCTTGGCTGGCTGCTCAGGGGATTGCGCAGGTTCCTGAACCGGTACCCAGGCTGACGACGGCTTCGACGGTTTTCGCTGTGACAACTTCGCCGTTGAATTCCAGGCTGTAATTGACGCGGCCACGGCCGTCCTGTCCGAGGCCGGTGGGGTCATAGATCGGCAGAATGTGGGTTGCGTAAGGTTTGACCTCCCATTCAAAACCTTTTTCTGCCTGGGCCTTGGTGATGGTGACGGTCTCGGTCTTCCGGGCTGCGGGAATTTCGGTTTCGCCACTGCGGCCACCCATGGCGGTCCACACCATGGTTACATCCCCGCCGTTAGGCAGATACTTATTCAGGGGTTTGACGGAGACCTTGAAGGCGGGTTCGCCGGCGGGGTTTGCCGAGTCCTCCCACAGCGAGTTGCAATTGAGCCAGCCTTTGCTGTTCGTCCGCAGGAATTCTGCGGCATCGGGAACGATGGTCACGGCGTCGGCAGCGACCGATGCATTCGTTGATTTTTGTTCGTTTCCCGCGCCCACCGGCTTGCGGATGGTGTAATGCACCGGCAGCGTGGTGTTGTTCCCCGCCCTCAGGATGTAGGCCCAGGGGATCGTCCGTTCGATTGGTGGGGTATCACCTGTGGCGACGGTGTAGGCAGCTTCGGTTACCAGGATGCCGTCCCAGTAGAAGTCCATCAGGTCGCCATCCTCGGCATCGGCATGGAGTGAGAACGTCAGCTTGGCATCCTGCTCCGCGTCATCGCGCGTCAGTACGTTTGCCGTATCAGATATCGCACCCCGCACCTCGGGCGCTGGCAACTCTGTATTGACCGGGTCTGGCCAGTTGGGGTCCGGGTCCGGGCGCCCGGGGCCAGCGACCGAGAAGTCGACATCCACGTCGTCACTTTCCGGCCCGTAGGCTATCTGGTGGCGCAGGATCCGATAGCTGACCGAGGTGTTTACAACATCGTCGGCGGCACCATAGGCGGCGCGCAAATGGCTTGGAGGTATGGCGATGGAAAGCGGGAGCTCACGGGAGCCAATCTGTTCGGCGAATGCTGTGGATGTTCCCCAGGTCACTTCGACAAAATCAGTAGGCCGAGCATTGTCGAAACGGGGTATCTCGACGGCGATACCCGACTGCGCATCCGCCAGGTCGAGGAGGCCGTCTGCCGCCAGGGGTACTACCGGTTTCTTCAAGTTTTCGGGCAATGCGCCCAAGTTGACATCTACGGCAACAAGTTTGGAAATCTGGCTGCGGTTGGTAGCTTTGTCCAACAGGATGTAGACGATGTAGAAGTGGCCATCTCCGAACTTTTCAATTTCTTCCTTTTGGATGAGTAAAATTCTATCAGTGGGTACCAACCCGCTCGCCACCGGTGCCGGTACCTCGGGTTCGACGGGAGGGGTGTCTGAAAAATAAAGCGCATAGACATCTTTCTTGTCTTGGCCTTCATAGGGTGGAAGCGTAACTTTCAATCCGTCAGGGTTGGCGGTGAAGAATGCATCGGTAATCAAGTTGGTCGCGAGTATCGCCTGATCCGGCATTTCTCGGTCCCACGGGGGGGTTTTGTCAAAGATCAGTTCGATCGCAGCCGAAAAGAGGGTGTTCTCATTATATTTTTCAATGCGGTACCTGAGTTGGCGCCTGCCGTCAGCCGGATAGTCATCCCGAGGAACGTTTACTGTCATAGGGAATTTTTGGTTTTTATCGCACTGGTGGCTGGGGCCGACATCCAGGAAAGCCCCCACGCTGTCATCATCCGCGACCTTGGCCATTTGTAGCTGTAGTTCGTCGTAATCCCCTGGCTCGGTAGGCAGGGCGTCCCACTGCTGGATGATGACCTCAAGATCGGCGTCGAGAACATCCTTGTTCAACGTGCCGTCCTCGGTGTCAATGATACCCACCACCTCCGGATCGGCTGGCGCCAGATGCCTTTGTGCAGCCAGCCTGGCAACACGCTGTTGTTGATAGTCACGACGTACCTTAGCTGCAAGCAGACGTGTCGAGTCGTTACTCATGTGGATTGCTCCCATTCGACGGAGAATAACGGTTGCGGGCATGCCACACTTTTGGAGTGACATGCCCTTTGGGGTGGTGGAATGAGGCTAGCGCTGAAGGAGAACTTCGGATACTGGTAAAAATGCTAGGTGGGAGATGAGCGGGACGGAAGATTAAAAAAATCCCACTCTGCCAGTGCACGGATAGGTTTCGTTATCTCGTGTTTCTGGCTGAGTGGGATTATCTGTAATGTTTATCGCGCTGGATCAACTCTTCATGATGTCATTGATTAGTGAAAACGGCTTTGTCCCCAATATGTGGCCCACTTTTTTCTTATATCGAATACTTTAGCTGACTCGCTCCTTTGATCAGTACGATTTGCAACGATACTTTCACTGCCGCTAGTAACAGGAGCACCAGCATTTCTCAACGCACCGCTCAATCTCTCCGCGTATCTACCTGTCATTCCGCTAAATATCCTACTGCCGGCCCCGGCTATCCCAGTCGCCAATCCCAAACCAACAGATGCAAAAGCCAGGTATTCTGCCCATTGTGCGGCCTGCATATTGTTGTCAATGACCGAGACCGCCTGTGCTACCGTGCCGGCCAACGTCACTGCTGCTGCGGCAGTGCTAACGATGGCCGATGTAGTGGTTGTTCCCGCAAAACTGGCAAGAAACGCCGTTCCTAGGGCGACTTTGCCGGCAGCCATGCTGGTACCTGCTGTCGCTATCGCTGTCGCCGCCGCACTGCCGAACGCGCCCACCGCTGCCAGTGCACCGCCGGCGGTAACCACGGCAGCAATGGTGGCGAGAACGCCGATGGCCAGCCATATCCATTTCGATGCATCGCTACCCCTGTCAACCCCCAGCCAGCTCGGGTCATCCTCATCCGGGCGTCGCGGTCGGCCACTGCCGCTTGTGGCCGTGAACCCGCTTGGGTCGCGCAGGGCAATCGGGTTGTTCAGGCAATAGGCATATGGGTTCAACTCGCCGGTTTCGAAGACGCTGAGTGGGTCGGGGCTGTTGAAGTTCCTCTTGCGTGGGCTGCGGGCACGCACGCTTCCCGGGAAGTACCAGCCACTGCCCTGGTCCAGCGCTTCGCCATTGAAGGCCAGATGGCTGTGCAGCGCAGCTGTGGCATGACGTTGGCCGTACGCGCTGTACTGGATGTCGCGAACAATACCGGCCTCGCATTCCGCGATGACACTGAGGCTGGCGTTGGTCTGCAGCAGCAATGTCCTGGGCGGCGATTCGCTCTGCTGTGCCAAGGGAGTGTCTGCATAGAAGCTGTAGCGGGTCCGCGCGCTACCCTGGATGGCCAGGCTCAGGCGGTTCTCATCGAACCAGAGCAGTTTTGCCTCCTCGCTCCCTGTCTGGCTGGTCAGCATCTGCCCGATGCCGTCGTAGCTGTATCGGCTGTGGCCCACAACCTGCAAAAGGAGACTTTCTTTGTCGTACACCAGCTTTCGGCCATGCTGGTCAATTTCAAGGTTGCCGTTCTTGTCATGGCTGAATGTCATTTCGATGGGTGCGGAGCCTGTCGTTGCCAAGGTCAATGTCTTGAGCAGGAAACGGTCTTCTTTCTCATAGGTGTAGGTCTCCCTTTCACTGCTGCCATCAGCGAATTCAGTCAGGCAGATTTTGATGTTGTCGATACTGTCATATCGAAACGTCTCCTGGCTGACCGCGCGTCCGGCCTCATCTTTCGGCAACCGGCTGCCGCTGTACTCGACGATACTCAGCCTGCCTCGCGCGTCATAAGTGAACCGCTCTTTCAGTAGTACGTTACGGCCTTCACGCAGCAGGCGCCCATCGAGCAGCTTGTCTTTGCCCCATTGCTGCACCAGGGTACGTTCGGGTTGGTTGTCGAGTCGTTGTACCCGTTTGCATTCGAAACCATGATCATCGTATTCGAGCGTGGTGACCAAGGTGCTGCCATTGCTCTTGTCCGTGCTGGTTATTTTCTGCAGGCGGCCCAAGTTGTCGTAATCGAATGCCGCGAGCAGGTTGCCCTCGTCGGTGGACTTGATACGGCCAGCCTCGTCGTACTCGTGCACGGTGACGATGTCATCGACATAGGTGCGGGATTTGAGGCGGCCTTGCACCGTGTTGACAAATACCGCGTGCAGCTCGCTGCTGTCCGGTTTCTTCCAGGTTTCCCGGGTTAGCTGCTCATGCTCGTTGTACTGGTAGATTCGGCTACCCTCGGCATTTTCCGTTCGCTCCAGCAGGCCGGTGACCGGTTGGTAGACATACCTGGTTTCGGCGCTTTCGACGCTGCTGTGAGTCGGGGTGGGTGAGAGAGCCAGATTGTATCGGTAGGCAATGGTGTCCCCCGCCCCGGTAACTCTCGCCCGGGGGGCCGACTGGCCAGGTGTGTACTCGTACTTCTCGAGCCGTTTGCCGATCGTACGTGAAGTCAGTTGACCGAGGCCGTTGAAGCTCTGTGCGCCTACCTCGAATGGCGGTTCGGACCCCACATTGGAAATAGCGCAGATACTGGTCGCCCATAGTTCTTCCGACTGGGGCGCATAGCGGTGTTCGATACGGGTCTCGTCGGCCAGTATGTTGGCCGTCATGCGGTTGAAATGGTCATACTTGAACCGGGTGACATTGTTGCGCTCATCGGTCTTGCTGATGCAACGTCCCAATCCGTCATAGCTCTGTTTCTGTTCGGCTACGGCGGTATCGTCCGGGCCAAGGCGCTGGATCAGCACAGGCTTGTCGAACGCGTTGGTCCAGGTACTGACCTTTTGGCTCTTCACGGACTGTTGCGCAACCTGCAGCCAGGTGACTTTGCGCACGTTGTTGTCCGCATCCTTTTCGGTCGGGTCGAACGCCGTATGCTCTTGCACGTTGTCTTCGCGGATGATCACGTTGCGTGCTTCCCAGGCGTCGTACAGGTACTTGCGAGCCACGAACTGCACGGTTTCGGGGAAGGGTTGGGCATCGAGCCAGTCATATCGGCGCTCCTCCACTTCCCGCTCCCAGGCGTCGTACAGCTGTTCCCGGATCAGGAAAAGCCGGGCTTTTTGTTTCGGGTCGACATGGCTTCGGCGTTCCTGATGCACCCTGCCCAAGCCGTCGAAACGTGTTTCGGTGACCACCG
Encoded here:
- a CDS encoding autotransporter outer membrane beta-barrel domain-containing protein, whose amino-acid sequence is MSALRPFPLRHALRAASLGPLLLLSPESWAQTIIDKDTTIDNSTPPDNYTVLDGATLTANGANALNIEVREGSRLVLDTSTVNATGNATGIRLRDGSSATLSGSHVSSAVQGLGLGAGTRLDAHDSVISGGNAGAVINNSLVTLSASQLLGTDTTGVGAQLFDGELQASAGSRIVGGQNGIRLRGDSGQAARTGTVVLDASHVEGQNGSAIAVGTVGSAPASARIEVLNGSTLKAGNGTLVEVGAVGTADILVSASALEGNIIIAEGGSGNLTLANQATLKGRLENLDRLALNSGGRWTMTGDAQLKDLVMDGGAVEFGDNGEFLTLEVATVEGSGRFNMNVDFADGRGDLLKITGNATGNHQIRVTSTGKDPLADSELRLVETAAGSDASFTLEGGPVDLGTFAYGLAQRGNDWYLDTSMRSLSNGTQTILALANTAPTVWYGELTTLRSRMGEVRRNDGAAGAWMRSYGNQYNASTSGFGYKQQQQGLSFGADGRLPIGDGNWLAGVTAGYSNSDLNLQGGSSGSVDSYHIGAYTTWLDPQSGYYFDGVAKLNRYQNRADVQLSDGSKTKGDYSNHGIGVSLEAGRHIKLDHGYFIEPYAQLAAMAIEGQSYHLANGLQASGDDTRSLQGKLGATAGRTFDFGQSRMLQPYVRVAGAHEFVNNNRVKVNGNSLDNDLGGSRAELGAGVVAAWAEQWQVHAEFDYANGERLEQPWGASLGVRYNW
- a CDS encoding RHS repeat domain-containing protein — translated: MATVTNPSSNAFNFCSHMQNGVDKRTGIFMFRMDFSELSGSDLMAADLGLHLRYSQLSQYDRGFGSGWTLPVTEFAVASGRRIISLANGETFKVDGRVGTSNQLSMSEKKIDTFHLYELSPELWYVKHRSGVVEVLELKGWGENARAVPTCMLSRKGHWLALEYKHHDGFPTLSKITDMRGLTLLEVERRSDRAILKFLTDVGTASYSLVFENTTNRVKRIELPTPNLASWRFTYSLERGMECIKEIITPTNGLEKLFYDDGGHLLPNRSGLDPVPRVTKHVKYAAKGPDQDKTAIDIRYTYSRNGHNFLGGNTDLDWIADGLDNLFRKAIDYDYATTETLWVDGKPVRSTVREFNKFHLNTREATYRGNRLNAEKNEVIGPNVEETTTSYALKSGLFKDQVRYCQLPIKVVKHWWKADSSNSRKEYVETAYDDFGNALMQKAANGTVERYEWYRQAEDGYPGNDEMFVCDMKSKTVIPAEGHPGDAPTLVTRYRYKAYKVLASSRSASDQTTWCALHSETTSESGKEVKTITYDYYDNEHEAPIEDTPLLHGRMKQSVTSYPNPKAGDLDQPKTLDTTVEYAYQFSTMTWEGMRDDRLHALPPIKVLETVQTVKGYDGEQQRSSEGHSLLTRELLLDIDEDNVERRTVKDELRNTIFEVVDGGNADEAVRSNEYNLCADDQDQASQRFTSPTTVVTETRFDGLGRVHQERRSHVDPKQKARLFLIREQLYDAWEREVEERRYDWLDAQPFPETVQFVARKYLYDAWEARNVIIREDNVQEHTAFDPTEKDADNNVRKVTWLQVAQQSVKSQKVSTWTNAFDKPVLIQRLGPDDTAVAEQKQSYDGLGRCISKTDERNNVTRFKYDHFNRMTANILADETRIEHRYAPQSEELWATSICAISNVGSEPPFEVGAQSFNGLGQLTSRTIGKRLEKYEYTPGQSAPRARVTGAGDTIAYRYNLALSPTPTHSSVESAETRYVYQPVTGLLERTENAEGSRIYQYNEHEQLTRETWKKPDSSELHAVFVNTVQGRLKSRTYVDDIVTVHEYDEAGRIKSTDEGNLLAAFDYDNLGRLQKITSTDKSNGSTLVTTLEYDDHGFECKRVQRLDNQPERTLVQQWGKDKLLDGRLLREGRNVLLKERFTYDARGRLSIVEYSGSRLPKDEAGRAVSQETFRYDSIDNIKICLTEFADGSSERETYTYEKEDRFLLKTLTLATTGSAPIEMTFSHDKNGNLEIDQHGRKLVYDKESLLLQVVGHSRYSYDGIGQMLTSQTGSEEAKLLWFDENRLSLAIQGSARTRYSFYADTPLAQQSESPPRTLLLQTNASLSVIAECEAGIVRDIQYSAYGQRHATAALHSHLAFNGEALDQGSGWYFPGSVRARSPRKRNFNSPDPLSVFETGELNPYAYCLNNPIALRDPSGFTATSGSGRPRRPDEDDPSWLGVDRGSDASKWIWLAIGVLATIAAVVTAGGALAAVGAFGSAAATAIATAGTSMAAGKVALGTAFLASFAGTTTTSAIVSTAAAAVTLAGTVAQAVSVIDNNMQAAQWAEYLAFASVGLGLATGIAGAGSRIFSGMTGRYAERLSGALRNAGAPVTSGSESIVANRTDQRSESAKVFDIRKKWATYWGQSRFH